The Bacillus sp. FJAT-27916 genomic interval AGGATTTGAGAATAAGAAATCGGTATAATGAATGAGGAGAGAACCGTGTCATGGGGTTCTCTCTTTTTTTGTGTTTAATAGGATAATATTTCACAAAATAGTCCTTTTTTACTGTATTGGAATATAGTTATAATTAAATGGGGGTTAGAGGGATAAGGTTAACCAAATAGTGGTAAAGAGGAACGATACTAGATTTGGGAGGAAGAAGCATGGCATATAAGAGTCCGCAGGATATTGCTGCATATGCGGTTGAAGCCGGTGTAAAGAAAACGAGCTTGAATTTAAAAAGCATGCTGCTATTAGGATTTTTAGGCGGAGCATACATATCAGCGGGGTATTTATTATCTGTCCGTGTGACGGCAAGTTTACCGTCGGATTGGGGGACCTTTGGTTCGTTTTTAGGAGCGGCTGTTTTCCCTTTGGGGCTTATCTTAATCTTGATTGCTGGCGGTGAGCTATTGACCGGCAATATGATGGCGGTGCCAATGGCCTGCCTCACAGGAAGGGTACGCTGGTCAAGGCTTGTTCATAACTGGTTTTGGATAACGCTCAGTAACTTTGCCGGAGCCCTTTTCGTTGCTTATTTCTTCGGGCATTTGGCGGAATTAACATCAAGCGGAGCATTCCTTGAAAAGGTTGTTGATACGGCTGGCCATAAGCTTGAGGCCGATTTCTGGCCGGCATTAATCTCGGCTGTTGGATGTAACTGGCTTGTCGGGCTTGCTGTCTGGCTATCCTATGGGGCTGAAGATATTGGAGGGAAGATTGCTGCTATTTGGTTCCCTATCATGGCTTTTGTCGCTATCGGTTTTCAGCACGTTGTCGCAAATATGTTCATCATACCAGCTGCAATCTTTGAAGGATATTTTTCTTGGGGTGAGTATTTCGGCAACTTTATCCCAGTATTCCTTGGCAATGCCATAGGGGGAGCAGTCCTAGTAGCGGCTGTTTACTGGCAATCCTACGAAGGGCATTTGCCATCCGGTACAGATCTCAGGAAAGAGGAGTCGAAGGAGATAGAAGAGTAAATGATGGGGGATGCGCTTCATGCAGCATCCTCCCTTTAATATCCAGCATATAGGTTT includes:
- a CDS encoding formate/nitrite transporter family protein codes for the protein MAYKSPQDIAAYAVEAGVKKTSLNLKSMLLLGFLGGAYISAGYLLSVRVTASLPSDWGTFGSFLGAAVFPLGLILILIAGGELLTGNMMAVPMACLTGRVRWSRLVHNWFWITLSNFAGALFVAYFFGHLAELTSSGAFLEKVVDTAGHKLEADFWPALISAVGCNWLVGLAVWLSYGAEDIGGKIAAIWFPIMAFVAIGFQHVVANMFIIPAAIFEGYFSWGEYFGNFIPVFLGNAIGGAVLVAAVYWQSYEGHLPSGTDLRKEESKEIEE